A window of Pyxidicoccus xibeiensis contains these coding sequences:
- a CDS encoding DHH family phosphoesterase: MPATHSLNSRRPNGSTGGELTEPPLPRLAELPARDKLERLLRVAKGHKRALILTHDNPDPDSMAAAVALAQLLERRAGMEAHVGYGGIIGRAENIAFVKVLRLPVSHVSQLDFDDYDLFGLVDTQPRVGNHSLPTKLTAHLVVDHHPLREESLESPFADVGGDFGATSTMLVEYLRAARLEPSVEVATALFYGLKADTRDLGRETTQTDVDSYLWLFPRMDKQLLAQIEHPELPARYFQLYHTAFERAKVYGTAIITDLEEVYSPDMVAEVAERLMFLEGTKWSLAFGTYRNQLYMSLRVKDRRMNAGRLIREIFEDYGGSSGGHGSMAGARLPLSGKAAQRKALKRELVNRFKEAFGVAGERPVSLLCAQDT, encoded by the coding sequence ATGCCCGCGACCCACTCCCTCAACAGCCGCCGCCCCAATGGAAGCACCGGAGGCGAGCTGACGGAGCCCCCGCTACCCCGACTGGCCGAGCTGCCGGCCCGAGACAAGCTGGAGCGACTCCTGCGTGTGGCCAAGGGCCACAAGAGGGCCCTCATCCTCACGCACGACAACCCGGACCCGGACTCCATGGCCGCCGCGGTGGCGCTCGCCCAGCTGCTGGAGCGCCGGGCGGGCATGGAGGCGCACGTCGGCTACGGCGGCATCATCGGCCGGGCGGAGAACATCGCCTTCGTGAAGGTGCTGCGGCTGCCCGTCTCGCACGTGTCGCAGCTGGACTTCGACGACTACGACCTCTTCGGCCTGGTGGACACGCAGCCCAGGGTGGGCAACCACTCGCTGCCGACGAAGCTGACGGCGCACCTCGTGGTGGACCACCACCCGCTGCGCGAGGAGAGCCTGGAGTCCCCCTTCGCGGACGTGGGCGGTGACTTCGGCGCCACGTCCACCATGCTGGTGGAGTACCTGCGCGCCGCGCGGCTGGAGCCCTCCGTGGAGGTGGCCACCGCGCTCTTCTACGGCCTCAAGGCGGACACGCGCGACTTGGGCCGCGAGACGACGCAGACGGACGTGGACAGCTACCTGTGGCTGTTCCCGCGCATGGACAAGCAGCTGCTCGCGCAGATTGAGCACCCGGAGCTGCCGGCGCGGTACTTCCAGCTGTACCACACGGCCTTCGAGCGGGCGAAGGTGTACGGCACCGCCATCATCACCGACCTGGAGGAGGTCTACTCCCCGGACATGGTGGCGGAGGTGGCCGAGCGGCTGATGTTCCTCGAGGGGACGAAGTGGTCGCTCGCCTTCGGCACCTACCGCAACCAGCTCTACATGAGCCTGCGGGTGAAGGACCGGCGGATGAACGCGGGCCGCCTCATCCGCGAAATCTTCGAGGACTACGGCGGCTCCTCGGGCGGCCACGGCAGCATGGCGGGCGCGCGCCTGCCCCTGTCCGGCAAGGCGGCACAGCGCAAGGCGCTCAAGCGCGAGCTGGTGAACCGCTTCAAGGAAGCCTTCGGCGTCGCGGGCGAGCGCCCGGTGTCGCTGCTGTGCGCGCAGGACACGTGA
- a CDS encoding cysteine desulfurase family protein, whose amino-acid sequence MIYWDYNAAAPVRSEVAALLSRAFAHGGFGNASSVHQGGRDARARLDAARAKVARVLGCEPKEVTFTGSGSESDALALVGAWHARPVPARRRVVTSSVEHPALLGAVAQLEREGATVVRVAPGPDGRVRAEDVLGALTDDTALCSLMWANNETGVVQPAAEVARACRQRGVLFHTDAVQAAGKVPLSLREVDADLLSLSAHKFGGPPGVGVLVVRKGVDVRALTPGHQEGGRRGGTQNVPYAEALALALELASAELAPVAARLGALRDGFEREVLSSLPDVEVNGAGVARVPNTSNLRFHGVEGESLLIALDLEGICVSTGAACASGTLTPSHVLRAMGLTAPQARGSLRFSLGPGTSEAEVERVLQALRQHVPKVRALAG is encoded by the coding sequence GTGATCTACTGGGACTACAACGCCGCCGCCCCGGTGCGTTCGGAGGTGGCGGCGCTGCTCTCCCGCGCCTTCGCCCACGGCGGCTTCGGCAATGCCTCCAGCGTGCACCAGGGCGGCCGCGACGCGCGGGCCCGCCTGGATGCGGCGCGGGCGAAGGTGGCCCGGGTGCTGGGCTGTGAGCCGAAGGAAGTGACGTTCACCGGCTCCGGAAGCGAGTCGGACGCGCTCGCGCTGGTGGGCGCGTGGCACGCGAGGCCGGTGCCCGCGCGGCGCCGCGTGGTGACGTCCTCGGTGGAGCACCCTGCCCTGCTGGGCGCGGTGGCGCAGCTGGAGCGCGAGGGCGCCACCGTCGTGCGCGTGGCGCCGGGACCGGACGGGCGCGTGCGCGCGGAGGACGTGCTCGGCGCGCTCACGGACGACACGGCGCTGTGCTCGCTGATGTGGGCCAACAACGAGACGGGCGTGGTGCAGCCCGCGGCGGAGGTGGCCCGCGCGTGCCGGCAGCGCGGCGTGCTGTTCCACACGGACGCGGTGCAGGCAGCGGGCAAGGTGCCGCTGTCGCTGCGCGAGGTGGACGCGGACCTCCTGTCGCTGTCGGCGCACAAGTTCGGCGGCCCGCCGGGCGTGGGCGTGCTCGTCGTGCGCAAGGGCGTGGACGTGCGGGCGCTGACGCCGGGGCACCAGGAGGGCGGCCGCCGCGGGGGGACGCAGAACGTGCCCTACGCGGAGGCGCTGGCCCTGGCGCTGGAGCTGGCCTCGGCGGAGCTGGCCCCGGTGGCGGCCCGGCTGGGCGCGCTGCGCGATGGCTTCGAGCGCGAGGTGCTCTCGAGCCTCCCCGACGTGGAGGTGAACGGCGCCGGGGTGGCCCGCGTGCCCAACACCAGCAACCTGCGCTTCCACGGCGTGGAGGGCGAGTCGCTGCTCATCGCGCTGGACCTGGAGGGCATCTGCGTGTCCACCGGGGCCGCCTGCGCGTCGGGGACGCTGACGCCGTCGCACGTGCTGCGGGCCATGGGACTCACCGCCCCCCAGGCGCGCGGCAGCCTGCGCTTCAGCCTGGGCCCCGGCACCTCCGAGGCGGAGGTGGAGCGCGTGCTCCAGGCGCTCCGCCAGCACGTGCCGAAGGTCCGCGCGCTCGCTGGCTAG
- a CDS encoding DUF4397 domain-containing protein produces the protein MSQRKRSISTLLLSLAVACAAATSCDDEGAGTGLPSGAPPLEAPGMGLSVVRVLHASPDLPTVDIYVDDETSPLFSDVSYGDATEYASIPGRDHVLHFRTAQGNARSAPLFSSQSLSLPMAAATSLVATGLYEETTHDKALRVIPVAGSLQTVAPGKVRVHVLHGGVDASTLELDVDGDDEADITGLDRFEDSGEDGLEVPAGVVVRIQVTTDDPAIPLTSFTLPPQPAGSEVLVVVTGLLGVAPRLPTGFSLVTANEEGSLDRVLQDAVVYLLNTVSDLEQVDIFLDSKERVDSLAFGALSDRIQVSPAARSVDIFAGTPTGSRPGGTALVSQPTSGLKAGEQYLLVIAGPVPPPGGGSPGYRLLSFAEAFDADPDRLRMRLIHAAPGLRAVDMGPLDAEEELPALAAAEDLPFTQATDPEGLALPPVEFTLGLRLSEEPDALLGTFFVGPGPLLSAGVFAVLAEDGDERHLLLVSTSRSPWTVQDIVEGEEEPVVEEPGSGGSGGGGGWSTPPPSNDGWKLPRLPPAPAVPSLPRN, from the coding sequence ATGAGTCAGAGAAAACGGAGCATCTCCACGCTGCTGTTGTCGCTTGCTGTCGCGTGCGCCGCCGCGACGAGCTGCGACGACGAGGGTGCTGGCACGGGCCTGCCCTCGGGCGCGCCGCCCCTGGAGGCCCCGGGCATGGGGCTGTCCGTCGTGCGCGTCCTCCATGCCTCGCCGGACCTGCCGACGGTGGACATCTATGTAGACGACGAGACCTCGCCGCTCTTCTCCGATGTGAGCTACGGGGACGCCACCGAATACGCGTCCATTCCCGGCAGGGACCACGTGCTGCACTTCCGGACCGCGCAAGGCAACGCGAGGTCGGCGCCGCTCTTCAGCAGCCAGTCCCTGTCGCTTCCCATGGCCGCTGCCACCAGCCTGGTGGCCACGGGGCTGTACGAGGAGACCACCCACGACAAGGCCCTGCGCGTCATCCCCGTGGCCGGCTCGCTGCAGACCGTGGCCCCCGGGAAGGTGCGCGTGCACGTGCTCCACGGCGGCGTGGACGCCTCCACGCTGGAGCTCGATGTCGACGGGGATGATGAGGCCGACATCACGGGACTGGACCGCTTCGAGGACTCGGGGGAGGACGGCCTGGAGGTGCCGGCGGGCGTGGTCGTTCGCATCCAGGTGACGACCGACGACCCGGCCATTCCGCTGACGTCCTTCACGCTTCCTCCCCAGCCCGCGGGCAGCGAGGTGCTCGTGGTCGTCACGGGGCTGCTGGGTGTGGCGCCCCGGCTTCCCACCGGGTTCTCGCTCGTCACGGCGAATGAGGAGGGCTCCCTGGACCGTGTCCTCCAGGACGCCGTGGTGTACCTGCTGAACACCGTGTCGGACCTGGAGCAGGTGGATATCTTCCTGGACAGCAAGGAGCGGGTGGACTCGCTCGCGTTCGGCGCGCTGTCGGACCGCATCCAGGTGAGCCCCGCGGCCCGCTCGGTGGACATCTTCGCCGGCACGCCCACCGGCAGCCGCCCCGGAGGCACGGCGCTGGTGAGCCAGCCCACCTCCGGACTGAAGGCGGGTGAGCAGTACCTGCTCGTCATCGCCGGGCCCGTGCCGCCACCGGGCGGAGGCAGTCCCGGTTACCGGCTGCTGTCCTTCGCGGAGGCCTTCGATGCGGACCCGGATCGGCTCCGGATGCGGCTGATTCACGCGGCGCCGGGCCTGCGCGCGGTGGACATGGGGCCCCTGGACGCGGAAGAGGAGCTTCCCGCTCTGGCGGCCGCCGAGGACCTGCCCTTCACCCAGGCCACCGACCCCGAGGGGCTGGCGCTGCCTCCCGTCGAGTTCACGCTCGGCCTGCGGCTGTCGGAGGAGCCGGACGCGCTCCTCGGCACGTTCTTCGTCGGTCCGGGCCCCCTGCTCAGCGCGGGGGTGTTCGCCGTGCTCGCCGAGGATGGCGACGAGCGGCACCTCCTGCTGGTGAGCACCTCCCGCTCCCCATGGACGGTCCAGGACATCGTCGAGGGGGAGGAGGAGCCGGTGGTCGAGGAGCCGGGCAGTGGAGGCTCAGGAGGCGGAGGCGGGTGGAGCACTCCTCCTCCGTCGAACGACGGCTGGAAGCTTCCGCGGCTGCCACCGGCCCCGGCGGTGCCGTCACTGCCCAGGAACTAG